DNA sequence from the Elusimicrobiota bacterium genome:
CCGCCTGCGCGGACGCATTCTATACGGAGGATTAAAAATATGTTCGATACCGGAAATACAGGGTTTATGCTGGTGGCGACCAGCCTTGTCATGTTAATGACGCCGGGCCTCGCTTTCTTCTACGGGGGACTTGTGGGCAGGAAGAACGTCCTGGCCATAATGATACAGAGTTTCGTTTCCATGGGCGTGACCACGGTCCTGTGGTACATCTGCGGGTTTTCTCTGTGCTTCTCCGGAGGGGAAGGCAAGCTTATCGGCGATCTGAACTACGCGTTCATGAACGGGATAACGCCTACCACCGCGTTCGCCGGGTCATCGAGCATTCCGCTGATAGTTTTCTTCGCCTATCAGATGATGTTCGCCCAGATAACCCCGGCGCTTTGCACGGGGGCCTTCACCAACCGGGTAAATTTCAAGGCGTATCTGATATTTCTCGTGGGCTGGCTGTTGTTCGTCTATTTCCCGCTCTGTCACATGGTCTGGGGCGGCGGTTTACTAGCCAAGCATGGTGTGCTTGATTTTGCCGGCGGTATAGTGGTACACGCCTCCGCCGGCTTTGCGGCGCTCGCTTCGGTGTTTTTTGTCGGCAAGCGCAAGGTCGCCGACCCGTCCGCGCACAGCATACCGCTGGTCGCTCTCGGCACCGGCCTTCTCTGGTTCGGCTGGTACGGTTTCAACGCCGGCAGCGAGTTGAAAGTCGATTCGGTCACCGCTCTGTCGTTCGTAAACACGGACGTGGCCGCCTCTTTCGCGGCTGTGACCTGGCTGATAATCGCCTGGATTATAGAAAAGAAGCCCAAGTTCGTCGGCCTCCTGACGGGATCTATAGCGGGACTTGCCACCATAACCCCGGCCTCCGGCTACGTTACAACAACGTCGG
Encoded proteins:
- a CDS encoding ammonium transporter; translation: MFDTGNTGFMLVATSLVMLMTPGLAFFYGGLVGRKNVLAIMIQSFVSMGVTTVLWYICGFSLCFSGGEGKLIGDLNYAFMNGITPTTAFAGSSSIPLIVFFAYQMMFAQITPALCTGAFTNRVNFKAYLIFLVGWLLFVYFPLCHMVWGGGLLAKHGVLDFAGGIVVHASAGFAALASVFFVGKRKVADPSAHSIPLVALGTGLLWFGWYGFNAGSELKVDSVTALSFVNTDVAASFAAVTWLIIAWIIEKKPKFVGLLTGSIAGLATITPASGYVTTTSAVFIGIASSIVCYIAVNLKNKLHWDDALDVWGVHGMGGVLGVICLGIFATKAVNIAGADGLMYGDTRFFLKETIAVAGAAIYAFLFTYCMLWLINLVTPVRTSEKEEEAGMDEAQHGETAYLQ